The genomic segment TTAATGGCAGATCAAAATATTGGAAATATTACACTTGAAGAGGCTTTGAATTTATTCTTGCTTCCTAAAAATTTAGGAGATTATAAAGGAGAAGAAGTAGAGGTAAGTAATGGTCGTTACGGTCCTTATGTACGTCACGGAAGTGTATTTATTTCGTTACCTCGAGGAGAAGATCCTTTGAGTGTTACAAAAGAAAGAGCTCAGGAGTTAATTGATGAAAAAGCTCTTGCAGATGCTCCAATTGCTACTTATAAAGGAGAAGCTGTTCAAAAAGGAGTGGGACGTTTTGGTCCTTTCATTAAATGGAATGGCCTTTTTGTAAACGTAAGTAAAAAATACAATTTTGATAATTTATCTCAGGCAGATGTTGAGGAGTTAATTGAAGATAAATTACAGAAGAACATAGATAAAGTTCTTCATAATTGGGAAGAAGAAGGAATTGTAGTTGAAAAAGCACGCTGGGGACGTTCGGTTATTTTAAAAGGAAAAATCAAAATTGAATTAAGTAAAGATGTTGATGCGACAAAATTAACATTGGCTGAAGTTCAGGAAATGATTGAGAAAAAAGCACCAGCAAAGAAAACAGCAGCAAAAAAAACAACAACAGCTAAAAAAGCTCCGGCAAAAAAAGCAGCAGCAAAAAAGAAATAAAGAATGGAATTTGATTTTCTAGAGCCTTTAAATGATGGAATTTTAAAATTCATTAGTTCATTGTCATCACAAGAACTGGGAAGTAAAATTGTATTGCATACTCAGGATCAATTTCCGGATATCAGCAAAATTAATATTGCAATTGTTGGAGTTTTAGAAGACCGACGCAATATTAACATGGTAAATGAAGTTAATCTAAATGCTGTTCGTAAGAAGCTTTACGGAATGTTTCCAGGTAACTGGGATGCTTCGATTGCTGATTTAGGAGATATTCTTGCAGGGGATACTGTAGAGGATACTTATTTTGCAGTTAAGAAGGTAACTTCTACATTAATTAAGAATAAAGTCATTCCTATAGTTCTGGGAGGTTCGCAGGATTTGACATACGCTTTGTATCGTGCATATGATGATTTAGAGCAAATGGTTAATATGGTTTCTGTTGATAACAGGTTTGATTTTGGTAAAGAAAATGAATCAGTTTCGGCTAATTCTTATCTGACAAAAATTATAATTGATGAGCCTAATAACCTTTTTAATTACTGTAATATAGGATATCAAACCTATTATAATTCACAGGAAGAAATTGATTTAATTGAAAAATTGTTCTTTGATGCTTACCGTTTAGGTGAGATTTCAAATAAAATTGCACTGGCAGAGCCGGTTTTTAGAGATGCTGATTTAGTAAGTATAGATTTAAACTCAGTAAAATCTTCTGCTTCAGGTAATATGATTTCGTTTGAACCCAATGGTTTCAAAGGAAAAGAGATTTGTTCTTTGGCAAGATATGCAGGAATAAGTGATAAAGTATCTTCTTTTGGAGTCTTTAATCATAATAGTACAGTTTCAGAAGCGCCTATTATGGCTCAGATAGTTTGGTATTTTATTGAAGGATATCACTATCGCTCAAAAGAATACCCTTTTGGCAGCAGAACAAATTATTTAAAATATATTGTACCGCTTGAAGAAGAAGAGCTGGTATTTTATAAAAGTGACAAAACAGAACGATGGTGGATCGAAATTCCATTTGAAACAAACGGCAGCAATAAACTAAAAAGAAATACGTTATTACCGTGTTCTTATGAAGAATATTTGAGCGCTTGTAATCAGGAATTGCCAGAAAGATGGTGGAAAGCACAGCGAAAAAACGCTTTGTAAATTAAAATTTTAATGAAAATCTTAATTTTTTAAGTTTTTTCAAAAATAAGTTAAAAAATTTAGTAAGATAAGGTTTATATATTATAAAATTTAACGTTTTACGTCGATTTTTTTAATCAGTTTATCGATGAAATATTTTTTTTTTATTTTATTTAACATTATTTTTGAACGGTAAAATAAATTTCGCAAGTAGTATTGTTTTTTAGATAAATAATAAATACGTTTACGGACTTTTAATAATGAATAGATAATCCCAAATTTATATGAAGAAGTTTATTGCATTTACAGCAATGTTAACACTAGTAATCGGCTGTGGTAAGTCAAGTGACAAAGGTGAATTAGTTGGTGTTGCAGGAGGGAAATGGCATCCTGAAAAACCTTATGGAATGACATTAGTTCCGGGTGGATCTTTTATTATGGGTAAAGCAGATGCTGATTTAGCTAACGTAGAAGACGCTCCAACAAAAACAGTAACAGTTCGTTCATTTTATATGGATGAAACTGAGATTACTAACAGCGAATATCGTCAGTTTGTAGAATGGGTAAAAGATTCTACAATGAGAGTTCGTCTTGCTATTTTAGCAGATGAAACAGGACAAAAAAGTACTGGAGGTAAAGGAAGTAAAGGTGGCAGTATTGCTGATTATGCATTTAATGATTCAGAGCCAGATAAAATGACGGCTTACGATAAATATATGTATGATAACTACTATAGTGTAGGAACAAAAGATGATCCTTATGCTGGTAGAAAATTAAATAAAAAAGTTAAATTAATCAGAGACACTAAAGCTTATCCGGATGAGTATTATGCTGAAGTAATGGACTCTATGTATTTACCAATTGAAGAATCATATAATGGTTTAAGAACAATTGATGTAAATAAATTAAAATTCCGTTATTCTTGGATGGATATTCAGGCTGCAGCAAAAGCTAAAGTTGGAAAAAGAAAAGACTTCGTTAAAACTGAGCAGGTTAATGTTTATCCTGATACAACAGTTTGGATTAAAGATTTCTCATATTCATATAATGAACCAATGCACAACGATTACTTCTGGCATAAAGCTTATGGAGATTATCCAGTAGTAGGTGTAACTTGGAAACAAGCAAAAGCTTTCTGTGCTTGGAGAACATTAAATAAAAACAGCTATATTAAATCTAAGAAAAAAGGGCGTGACCTGGTTAATGCTTTCAGACTTCCAACAGAAGCAGAGTGGGAGTATGCTGCAAGAGGTGGTCTGGAATCAGCTACTTATCCTTGGGGTGGTCCTTATACTAAGAGTGACAGAGGATGCTTTATGGCAAACTTCAAACCGAACAGAGGAGATTACGCTGCAGATGAGGCTTTATATACTGTTGAAGCAAAATCTTATGAGCAAAACGGTTACGGATTATACAATATGGCAGGAAACGTATCTGAGTGGACAGATTCAGCTTATAATCCAAATGCATATGAGTACGTATCTACAATGAACCCTAACGTAATTGACGGAAAAAACCAAAGAAAAGTGGTTCGTGGAGGTTCTTGGAAAGACGTTGCTTACTTCCTTCAAGTAAGTACTCGTGACCACGAATATGCTGATTCTGCAAGAAGTTACATTGGTTTCAGAACTGTACAAGATTACATGGGAACTCAGGTAACTGGAAACGGAACTAATAAAAAGAAATAGTAATTTATAATTAAATCAATACAATAACCAAATCGAATCTATTTTAAAATTAAAACCTAAAAAAAAATTATTATGGCATTATTAAGTAAAAAAGCAATGAATTTCGCTTATGGTATGGGAGCGGCAGTAGTAATCGTTGGAGCTTTATTCAAAATTACGCACTTTGAAATTGGACCTTTAACAGGAACAGTTATGCTTTCAGTTGGTTTGTTAACTGAAGCTTTAATTTTCGCGTTATCTGCTTTTGAACCAGTTGAAGACGAATTGGATTGGACTCTTGTTTACCCAGAATTAGCTAACGGACAAGCTAGAAAAAAAGAGGATAAAGCTGAGTCAACTGATGCCCAAGGTTTATTATCTCAAAAATTAGATGCAATGTTAAAAGAAGCTAAAGTTGACGGTGAGTTAATGGCTAGCTTAGGAAACAGCATCAAAAATTTCGAATCTGCTGCTAAAGGAATTGCTCCAACTGTAGATTCAATCGCAGGTCAAAAGAAATATTCTGAAGAATTATCTCTTGCTGCTGCACAAATGGAATCATTAAACAGTTTATATAAAGTACAATTAGAAAGTGCATCTAGAAATGCTGAAGCTAACAAAGAGATTGCTGAAAATGCATCTAAATTAAAAGAGCAAATGGCTTCTATGACTGCAAATATCGCTTCTTTAAACAGCGTTTACGGTGGTATGCTTTCTGCAATGAGTAACAAAGGATAATTAGTTTTTGACTATTATATTTAGAGTATTAATAAAAAACTAATTAGGAAAAAATGGCAGGAGGAAAATTAACCCCTAGACAGAAGATGATTAACCTGATGTATCTGGTTTTCATCGCAATGTTAGCAATGAACGTATCAAAAGAAGTTATTTCAGGTTTTGGTTTATTTAACGAAAAATTTGAGGCTTCAAATACAACATCTATTACCAATAATACTTCTTTATTAGCAGCTTTAGATCAAAAAGCAGCTGAGGCTAAAGGAGAATTCGCCGTAGCAGCGGAAACAGCTCATAAAGTTGAAGCTATTTCGAAAGACTTTTATGCATATTTAGGAACTTTAAAAGCTCAGTCTATCAAAGGATTTGAAGTTGATAAAGAGACTGGAAAATTGCCTTACGAAGCTATGGACAGAGGTGATAATATCGATGACTGGTTTACAGGAGACGGTTACACTAAAAAAGGTAATGAAATCATTGCTAGAATTCAGAAATATAAAGCTGATTTTAAAGCAGCTTTAGGAACTGATAAAAAATATGCTAACATTATTGCAGAAGTTGAGAAGAAATTTGATGTTTCTGACGTTAAAAACAAAGAAGGTATAAAAGAAAAATACTTAGCTTACCACTTTAAAGGTTTCCCTGCAATCGCATCTGCTGCTAAACTTTCAGCTTGGCAGAATGACGTTCAAAAAGCAGAGACTGATGTTTACAATAGTGCTTTAGGAAAAGCGGCAGTTCAGGCAGCTTCTTACAGTAACTATCAGGCAATTGTGGTTTTAGATAAAAATGCTTATTTCCAAGGAGAAAAAGTAACTGGTAAAGTAGTTTTAGGTCGTTATGACGAAAACACAAAACCAACTTCTTTCCAAGGACCTGGTCAAATTGTAAACGGACAAGCTGTTATCTCTTTAACTGCTGGTGGAGTTGGAGAACAAAACATCAACGGACAATTTACATTCTTAGAGGATGGAAAAAACATTCCGCTTAAATTCGCTGGAAAATACGTTGTAGTTCCAAGACCAAATTCAGCTACTATTTCTGCTGATAAAATGAACGTAGTATATAGAGGAGTTGTTAACCCAATCTCTGTATCGTTTGCTGGTGTTGCTGACAATAAAGTTCAAGCTAGCGCACCTGGATTATCTTCAGCTGGAAAACCTGGAAAATATAACATGAGCCCTGGTTCTGGTACAGAAGCTACAATTTCTGTTACAGGAACATTACCAAACGGTGACAAAGTTACAGATAAGAAAACATTCAGAATTAAAGGTATTCCTGGACCAACAGGAACAATCAGAGGAGAAATGGGAGTTGTTAAAGGTCCTAGATCTAACTTAGAGATTGCTACAATTGGTGCTAAATTACTTGATTTTGATTTTGAAGTTGGTTTAGATGTTGTTGGATTTAATATGAAAATTGCTGGACAGCCTACAGTTGTTGTTACTGGTAACAGATTAAATGCACAATGTAAACAAGTTCTTTCTAGAGCTGGTAAAGGAGACCAAGTTACTATTTCTGAAATTAAAACTAAACTTGTTGGAGCTGGCAGCTATTTATTACCAAGAACTGCTCCGGTAATTTACGAAATACAATAATTTGTAGTGAAAACTACGTTCAATATCTTATAATGATACCACGATGAAAGTAAGAAATTTTTTAATAGCTATTGTCTCTATTGCTGGAGGTTTTGCGTCTAATGCGCAATCAAATTTGCTAAATGCGAAGACACCAGCTCAAATTGGACTTAAAACTCCTGCGCAGCTTATCTCTGATAATGACAAGCCATTAGCTTATGGATATGTAGATGATAGAGATATCTTGATGGGAAAAACTACTTGGGAGATTATTGACTTAAATGAGAAAATAAATTTTCCACTTTACTTTCCGGTAGATACTGCTAATATTGGTTCTGATAGACGTTCTCTTTATGATGTTTTGACGAAAGCCGTAAGAAAAGGCAAAATAACTGAGGTTTATTCTGATAGTTATTTCAATACTAAAAAATCTATGAAAGACATCGAAGGTGCATTGTCTCGTATTGATACAACTGATGCTGGTAGAGAGCTTATCAACCAATACCCAGATGACTACAAAACACGTGTAGTGAAGAAAAAAGTAGTTACTGGAACTGGTAAAAAGAAAGTTGTTACTTATGTTGATGAAACAGTTCCTCCTTCAAGAACAGTTCCTGCTGAATATATCTTAAAACAAGATCTTACAGCTGCTGATGTTAGTCAGTATAAAATTAAAGGATACTGGTATTTTGACAAACGTCAGAGTGAGTTAAAATATCGTTTACTTGGAATTTGTCCTGTAACTCCGGACGTTTATACAATGAATAGTGACGAGAAGGATTACATCGAATTGTTTTGGGTTTTCTTCCCAAATTCAAGAGATGTTCTGCATGAAGCTAAAGCTTTTAATGACAGCAATTCTGCTCTGCCAATTTCATTCGATCAAATTTTAAATTCAAGACGTTTTAATGCAATTGTTTATAAAGAAGAAAACTTGTATCAAGATCGTGAGATTAAAGATTACATGAAAGACAATGCTCAAAACCAATTGTTAGAATCTGAAAGAGTAAAAGAGAAGATTCGTAACTTCGAACAAGATATGTGGAACTACTAAGTTTCAGTATTAAATAATATAAAAAACTCTTGCTACAACTAGTAGTAAGAGTTTTTTGCTTTATAGAGATTAGAAAATATTATATGCTGAATTTAAAAACTTTCTATTATTTGAAAAGCTTTATACGATATTAATTTGCCTGACATTTTTTTAAAATCAATTATTTTTTGTAACTTTCTGTTTTATAGTGTTTTGTGTTGTATTTTGTAAGAAGTAATTTGTAAATCAAGTTTATTAATCTGGTAAATAAATTTATTTGTAGGAAAATTACAATATAAAACTTCAAATTGCGTTTATTTTATTATAAAAAAAGATAATATGATGAAAGTGAAAGTTTTTTTAATGGTTATTGTTTTTGCGATGTGCTTTATCAACTCAAATGCACAGTCTAATTTATTGAATGCAAAGACGGCAGATCAAATAGGTAAAAAGAATGCGGCTCAATTAATCTCTGATAATGACAAGCCATTAGCTTATGGATATGTTGATGACAGAGATATCCTGATGGCAAAAACTACTTGGGAAATTGTTGATTTAAACGAAAAAATAAATTTTCCTTTATATTTTCCGGTTGATACCGTTAATATAGGGTCAGACAGACGTTCGCTCTATGATGTTTTAACTAAAGGTATTAGGCAAGGCAGAATTACCGAAGTTTATACAGACAGTTATTTCAATACAAAGAAATCTATGAAAGACATAGAAGGCTCTTTAACCCGTATTGATACAACAGATGCAGGTAGAGAGCTTATCAATCAATATCCTGATGATTACAAAACACGTGTTGTCAAGAAAAAAGTAGTTACAGGTACCGGGAAGAAAAAATCGGTTACATATGTTGATGAAACCGTGGGGCCAAAAAGAACTGTTCCTGCTGAATATATCTTAAGACAAGATCTTACCGCTGCAGATGTTAGCCAATATAAATTAAAGGGATATTGGTATTTTGATAAACGTCAAGGTGAATTGAAATATCGTTTACTTGGAATTTGTCCTGTAACTCCTGACGTGTATACGATGAACAGTGATGAAAAAGATTATATAGAATTATTTTGGGTCTTTTTTCCTAATGCAAGGGAAGTGTTACACGAAGCAAAAGCCTTTAATGATAATAACTCAGCTTTGCCTATTTCATTTGATCAGGTTCTAAATTCAAGAAGATTTAATGCGATCATTTACAAAGAAGAAAATATGTATGGTGACCGTGAAATTAAAGATTATATGAAAGACAATGCACAGAATCAATTACTAGAATCGGAAAGGGTAAAAGAGAAGATTCGTAATTTTGAAGAAGATATGTGGAACTACTAAGCTCCTAAATTACATTATAAGAGAAACTCTTACTACCTTTGTAGCAAGAGTTTTTTTATTTATTTCTATTGCAAATGCTTGATTATTTAATTGTCGGGTCTGGATTGGCCGGTATTTCTTTTGCCGAAGTGGCGCTTAAAAACAACAAAACTATTTTGGTTGTTGATGACAAATCTCAAAATTCTTCGAGAATTGCCGGAGGATTGTATAATCCGGTTATTTTGAAGCGTTTCAGTGAAGTTTGGAATGCTAAAGAGCATTTGGTTTTAATGAATGAATTTTATGATCAGGTAGAGGATAAATTAAATGAAAAATTTAATTTTAAAATGCCCATCTTAAGAAAATTCTTTTCCGTTGAAGAACAAAATAATTGGTTTGCCGCTTCTGACAGAATTAATTTAGCGCCTTTTTTATCTACGAAACTAATTACTAAAAAGTATCAAAGTATTGATTCTCCGTATGATTATGGAGAAGTTCTGCAAACGGGTTATGTTAAAACCAGACAATTACTAGAAAGCTATAAAGCTTATTTAAAAGAGAATAATTTACTTTTGGAAGAATCTTTTCATAGTTCTTTCATAGATTTTATAGATTCAGGAGTTCAGTATAAAAATATAAAAGCCCGTCATATCATATTTGCAGAAGGGTTTGGATTGCATAAAAACCCTTATTTTAATTATTTACCTTTAGATGGTACAAAAGGAGAGTTGTTTTTAATAAATGCTCCTGATTTAAAATTAGATCTAATTGTGAACACAAGTGTATTTATTCTGCCTGTGGGGGGAAATCTATACAAAGTTGGTGCGACCTATAACTGGCATGATAAAACAGATCTTCCTACAGAAGAAGGGAAAAAAGAACTTGTCGATCGTATAAAGGAAATTATTAATTGCGATTTTGAGATTATAAAACACTTTGCAGGAGTGAGACCAACCGTAGCCGACAGAAGACCTTTAATTGGAACCCATGAAGCATACAGTTCAATTCATGTTCTTAACGGATTAGGCACACGTGGTGTTATGCTGGGGCCTGCATTAGCAAAAATGTTATATGAAAGTATTGAATATGGAACACCTATAGATCGCGAAGCCGACATAAAAAGATTTCACAAAAGGTATCTAAAATCTATTGCTCCTGACCGGCCTTAGGATCATATGAAATAAACATATTAATGTATAAATTCCTTGACAGCCGCAATACAACCGGAAACAATATTACCAAAGTAATAATTATCGTTACAAACGACTGACTGATAGTAGCTCCAAAAAAGACAAAAGAAACTATAAAAGCAGCAATTCCAACGGCAACATTCAAGGCATAACTTACATACATTGCGCCATAAAAAAAGAAGGTTCAATTTGATATTTTAAACCGCAATGACTGCAATTCTCATTCATTTTGAGAACATTATTCAAATGAAGCAGGTTTTTGTCTGAATACATGCTCTCTTTTTGGCATTTTGGACAACTTCCTGTTAAAATACTATTTAGTTTGGATCCTTTTTTTAACATTTGCAAAAAATTTAAACAAAGGTACGTTTTTCCGCCTTTTCTGCTGATAACAATAGTTATAAATTATGCTTAATATACACAATCTTTCGGTTTCGTTTGGAGGAACCTATTTATTTGAAGAAGTTACTTTTCGTTTAGGAGCCGGTGACCGGGTAGGTCTTGTTGGTAAAAACGGAGCAGGTAAATCGACAATGCTGAAAATGCTGGCAGGAGATTTTAAACCAGATTCTGGAGTTATTTCTCAGGAGAAAGATATTAAAATGGGTTTTTTACGTCAGGATATTGACTTTGAACAAGGAAGAACTGTTTTAGAAGAAGCATACGAAGCCTTTACAGATATTAAAGTTGTAGAGAAAAAGCTGGAAGAAATCAATCATCAATTGGTTACAAGAACCGATTATGAAAGTGAAGAATATGCCAAAATTATAGAAGATTTATCTGATTATACGCATCGTTTTGAACTTCTTGGAGGTTATAACTATGTGGGAGATACAGAAAAAATTCTTTTAGGACTTGGTTTTAAAAGAGAAGTTTTTAATAACCAGACTGAGACTTTTTCCGGAGGATGGAGAATGCGTATCGAATTGGCTAAATTATTATTGCAGTCAAATGACGTATTGCTTCTGGATGAGCCAACGAACCACTTAGATATTGAAAGTATTATTTGGTTAGAAAATTTCCTTCGTAATTATCCCGGAGTTGTGGTAATCGTATCGCACGATAAAATGTTCCTTGATAATGTAACCAATCGTACGATTGAAATTTCTTTAGGAAAAGCATACGATTTCAATAAACCATATTCTCAATATTTAGAATTGCGTCACGAAATCCGTGAAAAGCAATTAGCGACTCAAAAAAATCAGCAAAAGAAGATTGAAGAGACTGAAAAATTAATCGAAAAATTCCGTGCAAAAGCATCCAAAGCTTCGATGGCACAATCGCTGATAAAAAAGCTGGATAAAGTAGAAAGAATTGAGGTAGATGAAGATGATAATTCGGTGATGAATATTTCGTTTCCGGTTTCAAAAGAACCAGGAAAAGTTGTAATAGAAGCTGAGCACGTTACAAAAGCTTACGGAGATAAAACGATATTAAAAGACATTAGTTTACTGGTTGAGCGCGGAAGTAAAATTGCTTTTGTGGGACAGAACGGACAAGGGAAATCTACTTTTATAAAAGCGATTGTAAATGAATTTGAGTATCAAGGAAATATCAAGTTAGGACATAATGTGCAATTAGGATATTTTGCTCAAAATCAAGCGGAGTATCTTGATGGAGAAATCACATTATTGCAGACTATGGAAGATGCTGCTACAGATACAAATCGTATGAAAGTGCGTGATATGCTTGGAGCCTTTTTATTCCGTGGAGATGATGTAGAGAAAAAGGTAAAAGTACTTTCTGGAGGAGAACGTAACCGTTTGGCACTTTGCAAATTATTGTTACAGCCAATTAACGTTTTGGTAATGGATGAGCCTACGAACCACTTAGATATTAAATCTAAAAATGTTTTAAAAGCGGCACTTCAAAAGTTTGCAGGAACTTTATTGTTAGTTTCTCACGACAGGGATTTTCTTCAGGGAATGTCGAATATCGTTTACGAATTCAAAGATCAAAAAATCAAAGAATATTTGGGAGATATTAACTTTTTCTTAGAACAGCGCAATTTGGAAAACATGCGTGAAGTAGAGAAAAAAGATGTTGTAAAAGTTGCTGCGCCTAAAGAAAATACAAAAGCGTCATACGAAGACCAGAAAAAAGGAAAAGCACTTCAAAACCGTTTAAGCAAAATTGAAAGTCAGATTCAGCAATTAGAAAAAGACATTCAGCACGACGATAAAATGCTCGAAACCAATTATGACAAACATATTGAGGACGCTTCGTTTTTTACAGCATACAACAAAAAGAAACAAGATTTAGAACAATTGTTAATCGACTGGGAAGTTGTATCAGAAGAGATTGATAATTTTAATGCTTAATAGGTTTTCAGTCGCAGTTACAGTTTTTAGTTTCTGAAACACATTTTTTTATACTTACAGACCTTTGTCAAAGTTTCAAACTTTGACAAAGGTTTTTTTGTATCAGAAAAACCTAAAACCTAAAACCTAAAACCTGAAACAAAAAACTACTTAATCACTCCTATAGATTTAGAATGTGCAATAGCTTCGCTGCTTTCTTTAAAATAGCAAACTGCAACATCCAAAGATTCTAAATTTTTCATGATTTTTTTAACTTCCTTCTTTTTACTTTTTCCGGTTTGCCTTATGTAAACCGCGATAACAGTAACGGGGAATATTTTACAGATTCGTTCGTATAAAACAGGATCATGCTGAGAATCATCTCCCAATAAAACATATTTTAAATTAGGATAAAACTCTAAAACATGCTTTATTTTATCAAATTTATGATCGTGATTTCCTCTTCCGCTCATAAAGAAATCCGTAATTCCTCTTCGAATATCTTTTAATAAAATAACGGCTCGCGGCAAATTATGAATTTTAGTAAATTCTACGATAAACCGATACAGATTCCATTCGCTGCTCGAAACATAAAAAAAAGCATTTTCTTCCCCTTTATTATTTCTTCCCGCGGAACTTAAAGCCTGATAATGCGGAACTACATCTTTGAAAACTTTTCTGTCATTTACATTTTTAAAAAGTAAGATGTACATTTTCCTGAAGATATTCCGCGTATGCGAAATCAAGAAAGTATCATCAATATCAGAAATAATTCCTAAATTTCCTTTATGCGGACGTATAAAACTTCCTTTTGAAACAATATTTTTACCGCCATATTTAATGCTTACCTCGTATTCGATCCAGCCAAATTGAGTTTCTTTTTCAAGCGGAATGCAGAATTTAAAATAACCATCGTCGAGCGTTTTGGTATGGATTTCCTGTTTGCCGCATTTAAGATAAACATCAAAATTTTCGATAGTTTTTATTCTAAACTGATTGACAACAGAACGTGCATTTTTTAAGTTTTTCTTCTGAAAATCATAATCATACGTTCTCTTAAAGACATGCCCCATTACAATTAATTCCTCTTCATTGGCATAACCGCGATATAATTGTAAAATTGGTTTCATTAATTCCGTATATTTATATTACACTGTAAATTAATTATTTTAATTGATTTTTAAAAATAAAAACATTGAAAAAGAATATCATATTTGTTGTAAACCCAATATCTGGAGACCTTGATAAGTCAGATTTGATTGAGGCTGTTCAGGAGTTTGCGACAACAAATCATTTTGATTTAGAAGTTTATGAAACGACTGGTAAAAACGATTTAAGAGAGATAAAAGCACTGTATAATCAATATAAACCGGAACGAATTATTGTAGCCGGAGGCGACGGAACTATAAAAATGGTTGCAGAAGCAATGGAAGAACATGATGTTATTATTGGGATTCTTCCGGCAGGATCTGCAAACGGACTTTCGGTTGATTTAAACCTGCCGGCAGGAATTGAAGAAAACCTTAAAATTGCATTTCAGCACCATTACATCGAAATGGATATGATTTGTATTAATGGCAAAAAAAGCATCCATTTAAGTGATCTTGGTTTGAATGCCAATTTGGTTAAAAATTACGAACAGAGCGATGTAAGAGGTTTTTGGGGTTATGCTTTGCAGGCTTTTACGACTTTAACGGAATCTGACGAGCCTTTTGTGGCAACGATTTCTGCCAATAATAAAACGGTCGATCATGTAGCGAGAATGATTGTAATTGCGAATTCTCAAAAATACGGCACAGGAGTTATTATCAATCCGAATGGAGCAATGAACGATGGAAAGTTTGAACTGGTGATTTTAAAAAGCCTTGACTTACTCTTAATTGGTAAAATTATTACCGGAAATATGCCAATTGATTCTGATGACATTGTGATTATTTCGACAGATAAAGCTGAAATCAAAACAGATTATCCGGTTCATTTTCAGATTGATGGGGAATATTGTGGAGCACAAAATGCTTTAGAAATACATATTCTGCACAAGCAGATGAAACTGGCGGTTCCTTAAATATTAAAAATCTTTGGTAAATCTTTGACAAAGTTCTAAACTTTGTCAAAGTTATTATTTAA from the Flavobacterium sp. genome contains:
- the gldN gene encoding gliding motility protein GldN; this translates as MKVRNFLIAIVSIAGGFASNAQSNLLNAKTPAQIGLKTPAQLISDNDKPLAYGYVDDRDILMGKTTWEIIDLNEKINFPLYFPVDTANIGSDRRSLYDVLTKAVRKGKITEVYSDSYFNTKKSMKDIEGALSRIDTTDAGRELINQYPDDYKTRVVKKKVVTGTGKKKVVTYVDETVPPSRTVPAEYILKQDLTAADVSQYKIKGYWYFDKRQSELKYRLLGICPVTPDVYTMNSDEKDYIELFWVFFPNSRDVLHEAKAFNDSNSALPISFDQILNSRRFNAIVYKEENLYQDREIKDYMKDNAQNQLLESERVKEKIRNFEQDMWNY
- the gldN gene encoding gliding motility protein GldN, producing MKVKVFLMVIVFAMCFINSNAQSNLLNAKTADQIGKKNAAQLISDNDKPLAYGYVDDRDILMAKTTWEIVDLNEKINFPLYFPVDTVNIGSDRRSLYDVLTKGIRQGRITEVYTDSYFNTKKSMKDIEGSLTRIDTTDAGRELINQYPDDYKTRVVKKKVVTGTGKKKSVTYVDETVGPKRTVPAEYILRQDLTAADVSQYKLKGYWYFDKRQGELKYRLLGICPVTPDVYTMNSDEKDYIELFWVFFPNAREVLHEAKAFNDNNSALPISFDQVLNSRRFNAIIYKEENMYGDREIKDYMKDNAQNQLLESERVKEKIRNFEEDMWNY
- a CDS encoding FAD-binding oxidoreductase produces the protein MLDYLIVGSGLAGISFAEVALKNNKTILVVDDKSQNSSRIAGGLYNPVILKRFSEVWNAKEHLVLMNEFYDQVEDKLNEKFNFKMPILRKFFSVEEQNNWFAASDRINLAPFLSTKLITKKYQSIDSPYDYGEVLQTGYVKTRQLLESYKAYLKENNLLLEESFHSSFIDFIDSGVQYKNIKARHIIFAEGFGLHKNPYFNYLPLDGTKGELFLINAPDLKLDLIVNTSVFILPVGGNLYKVGATYNWHDKTDLPTEEGKKELVDRIKEIINCDFEIIKHFAGVRPTVADRRPLIGTHEAYSSIHVLNGLGTRGVMLGPALAKMLYESIEYGTPIDREADIKRFHKRYLKSIAPDRP
- a CDS encoding ABC-F family ATP-binding cassette domain-containing protein; protein product: MLNIHNLSVSFGGTYLFEEVTFRLGAGDRVGLVGKNGAGKSTMLKMLAGDFKPDSGVISQEKDIKMGFLRQDIDFEQGRTVLEEAYEAFTDIKVVEKKLEEINHQLVTRTDYESEEYAKIIEDLSDYTHRFELLGGYNYVGDTEKILLGLGFKREVFNNQTETFSGGWRMRIELAKLLLQSNDVLLLDEPTNHLDIESIIWLENFLRNYPGVVVIVSHDKMFLDNVTNRTIEISLGKAYDFNKPYSQYLELRHEIREKQLATQKNQQKKIEETEKLIEKFRAKASKASMAQSLIKKLDKVERIEVDEDDNSVMNISFPVSKEPGKVVIEAEHVTKAYGDKTILKDISLLVERGSKIAFVGQNGQGKSTFIKAIVNEFEYQGNIKLGHNVQLGYFAQNQAEYLDGEITLLQTMEDAATDTNRMKVRDMLGAFLFRGDDVEKKVKVLSGGERNRLALCKLLLQPINVLVMDEPTNHLDIKSKNVLKAALQKFAGTLLLVSHDRDFLQGMSNIVYEFKDQKIKEYLGDINFFLEQRNLENMREVEKKDVVKVAAPKENTKASYEDQKKGKALQNRLSKIESQIQQLEKDIQHDDKMLETNYDKHIEDASFFTAYNKKKQDLEQLLIDWEVVSEEIDNFNA
- a CDS encoding App1 family protein translates to MKPILQLYRGYANEEELIVMGHVFKRTYDYDFQKKNLKNARSVVNQFRIKTIENFDVYLKCGKQEIHTKTLDDGYFKFCIPLEKETQFGWIEYEVSIKYGGKNIVSKGSFIRPHKGNLGIISDIDDTFLISHTRNIFRKMYILLFKNVNDRKVFKDVVPHYQALSSAGRNNKGEENAFFYVSSSEWNLYRFIVEFTKIHNLPRAVILLKDIRRGITDFFMSGRGNHDHKFDKIKHVLEFYPNLKYVLLGDDSQHDPVLYERICKIFPVTVIAVYIRQTGKSKKKEVKKIMKNLESLDVAVCYFKESSEAIAHSKSIGVIK